In the Phaseolus vulgaris cultivar G19833 chromosome 7, P. vulgaris v2.0, whole genome shotgun sequence genome, one interval contains:
- the LOC137829847 gene encoding E3 ubiquitin-protein ligase ATL6-like: MSQMKNTNGSNKNGGIYFFLLLLLIVPLAAAQSSDNNQNTSYYNRFSPSMAIIIVILIAAVFLMGFFSIYIRHCADSPSASIRNLTGAAARPGRGLDQAVIDAFPTLEYSVVKIHKLGKGTLECAVCLNEFEDTETLRLIPKCDHVFHPECIDEWLASHTTCPVCRANLVPEPGDSVRGIPVLDAPHDIEAQSEAQPEAHNDAVGPFPEQEREPKLPISSEPPQVVSLNQTLNRNRTRGSRSGRPRRFPRSHSTGHSLVQPGEDTERFTLRLPEEVRKQILLNPELHRARSLVMLPRQGSSRRGYRTGEGSSRGRSSRRLDRGFKSDRWVFTMAPPFLVRASSVRSPRVANNGGAGTSASTPFPPPAAVESV; this comes from the coding sequence ATGAGCCAAATGAAGAACACAAATGGCTCTAATAAAAATGGAGGAATTTACTTTtttctcctcctcctcctcattGTTCCTCTTGCGGCTGCACAATCTTCTGACAATAACCAGAACACATCGTATTACAACCGCTTCAGCCCTTCCATGGCCATCATAATCGTCATCCTCATCGCTGCGGTCTTCCTCATGGGCTTCTTCTCCATCTACATCCGCCACTGCGCCGACTCCCCCTCCGCCAGCATCCGCAACCTCACCGGAGCCGCCGCCCGCCCGGGCCGCGGCCTCGACCAGGCGGTCATCGACGCCTTCCCCACGCTGGAGTACTCCGTGGTGAAGATCCACAAGCTCGGAAAGGGAACGCTGGAATGCGCGGTGTGCTTAAACGAGTTCGAGGACACCGAAACGTTGCGTTTGATCCCCAAGTGCGATCACGTGTTCCACCCTGAGTGCATCGACGAGTGGCTCGCCTCCCACACCACCTGCCCCGTCTGCCGGGCCAACCTCGTCCCTGAGCCCGGAGACTCCGTCAGAGGAATTCCAGTTCTCGACGCTCCTCATGACATCGAGGCCCAATCCGAAGCCCAGCCCGAGGCCCACAACGACGCCGTCGGGCCTTTTCCCGAACAAGAGCGAGAGCCTAAGCTTCCAATCTCCTCCGAACCCCCTCAAGTAGTCAGCCTAAACCAGACGCTCAACCGGAACCGCACGAGAGGCTCTCGCTCGGGCCGCCCCCGCCGCTTCCCGCGCTCTCACTCGACCGGTCATTCGCTGGTCCAGCCCGGCGAGGACACTGAACGGTTCACCTTGAGGCTCCCCGAGGAAGTTAGAAAACAGATACTTCTCAACCCGGAACTGCATCGAGCGAGAAGCTTGGTTATGCTGCCCAGGCAAGGTAGTTCGCGGCGTGGATATCGAACCGGCGAGGGAAGTAGCAGAGGGAGGTCTTCGAGGCGGTTGGACCGGGGGTTTAAGTCCGACCGCTGGGTTTTCACTATGGCGCCGCCATTCTTAGTGAGGGCCTCTTCTGTTAGGTCGCCAAGGGTGGCCAACAATGGCGGCGCAGGAACATCTGCTTCTACTCCCTTTCCGCCGCCGGCTGCTGTGGAATCTGTTTGA
- the LOC137829385 gene encoding uncharacterized protein has protein sequence MSKVRHGQDKGTWIPQLVRATLDQHWSSTEFQNKSVIAKANRVVEKGASAYCGGSISTAAHFEKMTKELERQPTAWEVVERTKKLKTGQWVNDKTRDLAEKYKKRQEEAQQQQMLESASSQNSHVVSIDDNEIYIDVVGSGNKKGNVYDLGVLSKRFNSSTSAHSAASQVPVVHQIEEMREIIQKLNDELMTKRVKERTLEEKMELLMKTHEEQSERMRKQDEKMQLILQHIQMNNPASGSSDPTTSGHHKGDQSRDDSSEED, from the exons ATGAGTAAAGTTAGGCATGGTCAAGATAAGGGTACCTGGATTCCACAACTTGTTCGAGCAACCTTGGACCAGCATTGGAGTTCTACAGAATTCCAGAACAAGAGTGTTATTGCCAAGGCGAATCGGGTTGTTGAGAAGGGAGCCTCAGCCTACTGTGGTGGTTCCATATCTACCGCAGCTCACTTTGAGAAAAtg ACTAAAGAGCTTGAACGACAACCAACTGCTTGGGAGGTTGTAGAAAGAACAAAGAAATTGAAGACTGGACAATGGGTCAATGACAAGACTCGCGACCTTGCG GAGAAATATAAGAAACGTCAAGAAGAAGCCCAACAACAGCAAATGCTTGAAAGCGCATCTTCGCAAAACTCTCATGTTGTCTCTATTGATGACAATGAAATATACATCGATGTTGTTGGAAGTGGAAATAAAAAAGGGAATGTCTATGATCTTGGTGTATTGAGCAAAAGGTTTAATAGTTCAACAAGTGCTCACTCTGCTGCAAGTCAAGTTCCTGTAGTCCATCAAATAGAAGAAATGCGTGAGATTATTCAAAAGCTAAATGATGAACTTATGACAAAACGTGTCAAGGAGCGGACACTTGAAGAAAAGATGGAGCTATTGATGAAAACTCATGAAGAGCAAAGTGAACGCATGCGCAAACAAGATGAGAAGATGCAACTCATCCTACAACACATTCAAATGAATAATCCTGCATCAGGCTCTTCAGATCCTACTACCAGTGGACATCATAAAGGAGACCAGAGTAGAGATGACAGTTCAGAAGAAGATTAG